One stretch of Thalassophryne amazonica chromosome 19, fThaAma1.1, whole genome shotgun sequence DNA includes these proteins:
- the timm9 gene encoding mitochondrial import inner membrane translocase subunit Tim9, giving the protein MAVQVSESDQIKQFKEFLGTYNKLTESCFMDCVRDFTTREVKPEESSCSESCLQKYLKMTQRISMRFQEYHIQQNEALAAKAGLLGQPR; this is encoded by the exons ATGGCGGTCCAAGTTTCAGAGTCTGACCAGATAAAACAG TTTAAGGAGTTTCTGGGAACATACAACAAGCTCACTGAGAGCTGCTTCATGGACTGCGTGAGAGACTTCACTACTCGGGAGGTGAAGCCAGAGGAG AGCAGTTGTTCAGAGTCATGCTTACAGAAGTATCTGAAGATGACTCAGAGGATCTCCATGCGTTTCCAAGAGTACCACATCCAGCAGAACGAGGCTCTGGCTGCCAAAGCCGGACTACTGGGGCAGCCTCGTTGA